From the Lactuca sativa cultivar Salinas chromosome 9, Lsat_Salinas_v11, whole genome shotgun sequence genome, the window ctaagCTTTTCAAAGTAGaggagtgttcaattttaatatGTCGACGGCCATGATGACCAAATAAATTGGTAGCATGTGTCCATAAACTTGAACCTAATACCTACCACATTGTTGTCATCCCTctagaacatatatatatatacttcccTACCAAACcccattttataatatatacaaATACAAACAAATCCCAAAAAGCTATCACATAGGACTCATCAAGAACAAACATGGCCACATCTCCAGTCAACCATGTCTTCTTCACTACCATATTCATTCTCATCGCCATAGCCACCGTCTGCCGATCAGTAAGCTAGCCCACCCAATCCAAACCGGCCAACCCTCACCGATTCATATTACATCCACTAACAGTTTTTGTTAATCATATATTGCAGGATGATCCAGACTGCGTGTACACCGTCTACGTACGAACTGGTTCAGTCTGGAAAGGTGGAACGGACTCCAAAATAACTCTGACACTATATGATGCAGCTGGCTATGGCATAAGGATCAACGACATCGAGGCTTGGGGTGGCTTGATGGGTTCAGACTATGATTATTTCGAGCGGAGCAACCTCGACATATTTAGTGGCCGAGGACCATGTTTGACCGGACCACCGTGTGAGATGAATTTGACGTCGGATGGGACCGGAGATCACCATGGATGGTACTGTAACTATGTAGAGGTCACCACCACTGGAGCTCATACACCGTGTGCACAGCAGGAGTTTACCGTGGAGCAGTGGTTGGCCACCGATACTTCGCCGTATGAACTGACGGCCATCAGAAACTACTGTGAGTATTCTTCCACCCGTAGCAGAGTCGGTGGTGGCCACGTGATACTGGAGTCCAATTCTTCATCTGTTCTTCGGATGCGAAAATAAATGGGGTTGGTAGAGGATTTATGTTTTAGTAATTATTATGTGCAGAAAAGTGAGCTGTTACGTTGTATGCCACTTGTTTGCCAATAATTTGGGACCCAGTATGTTAGAATAAGATCCAACATAGTTGGTttcaaaagaaatgggttaaggTAATATCAATGTTTTTGTCAACTAGTTTTATCTTACTTTTTATAGTATTTACTAAGTTGATGTATTTAGTTAATAAATATATTGCTTAAGGTATTAAGTAACTTATTGAAAGATGTATTGACCAAATTAAATACATTGCCATGGTAGATTGGTAGCAATAATGGAACTTTTATCAGATTAAATCCTACATAAAGATCAAAAACATTAAAAGACATATATCAACTTTTTCGTTAAATGATCTATTATCTGTTTATTTTGAATGGTTGTGGCAATTGACGTCGATGTGGCTAATCATATGGAATGGCCACGTCATCATTTCACTTTAAATAACCTTTTTGGACGAAAATAAGTTATTGTCTTCATTATCTTTTATCTTTGGTGACTAGTTGGATGGTTTCATCCTCTTCTTCGAAATCAAGCTCCAAGTTGATAAAATAAGTCTCCAACACCTCATACATAACACAGCCTTCAAAACTAAAGGATTAATCTTGTGTTTTGACTTTTGAGAACGCGCATTATATGTCATTGTTCAATATGCAATTACTTCAGATGGGCTATTTAAGCCGATTGTGACGTTACTTAATATTTATAAGTAATCAAAAAGATCATTTAACCGTAAATTTGGACCAAATTAATAGGGAAAAATTAAAGTCATGATTTAGGCATTTTCCCACAAGTGTCCCAATGATAGATAAGATTGTTTTTGTGTATTTCTGCCATTGGATTTACAGGCAATAAACCTATGTTTCTAACCATTTGGATAAAATTAAACAGTTCATTTCAATGTATGTTTTTTCATCATTCACGGTTTTAATGCAAAGGTTTTTCTTATAACGACCACATAAGATGTGTATTTCTACGTTTCATCCAAAACAAAGTAAACTACAACTTTATAAAATAAAcactaaatataaaatataaaatcatCTATAAAAACATATGTTAATTAATACTAGTAATAACTAACTATTTATtatagagaaaaaaaataaacattactAATTTTACTGTATTTGATGACTTTGGCCAGATTTTCTACCCATAACCACTTCTTTTGCTTAAAATAAATGAAACCAACTTTCAAAAAATACTGAATCACTGGTTCAAAATTGCAACTCAACACATAACAAGCACAGCACATATGATTGCACAGCTCAGCATGTAGGCATTCTGAATCATGACATGGCATGCCACATAAGCAAAGGATGAAAGTAAATGAGACGGCAATAAAACATCTATGTCCACAACAGAATCATAATTTCAAATGTAGATGTAACATTTTTTACCTTTTTACCAGAAAGCAATAGCATGAGATAAGAGTTGTGATTACTACCGATTAGAATCATAGTTTGAAAAGGGACACATAGTTTAAAAGAAGCatgatgaggaggaggaggtAGAAGAAACATGTATAATAAGTAGAAGAAGATCAAAGGCCTAAGCCAACAGTACGGCCATCTCTGCGACGAAGGCCAGCAGTGTACTGTTTCTCCAAGTCCATCTGAAGCTCTTTCTGCTTCTCTGCAAGAGTGGCATCCGGAACATCCGCTTTGGGGTCCACTTTTACACCCTACAATTGGCCATATGTACCAATACAACCTCAGACTCTAAAACATGTGTCAGTATCATCAAACACCTATTGTGCTGTGCTGTGCAGTGgataaataataaaaagaaaacaagaaaaaaaaaaccaaaaagtaAAAGTACCATGAGTTTCTTGAACTTCTCTTGTCGTTCCCGATCAGAGAACATGGATGTGTCCCACTTATGGCCACTCTGCATTTATACATATCCCAATCAGCAAAAATAAGATTCAAGCATGTAGGAAAAAAGTATATAATCAATCATAGTATACCTCTTCGGTAGCTGTGCTCTTCTTACTCCCCCATAACAGCTTCTTCTTTTGGTCAGTTGACATGATGCCCGTTCCAATCAGGTTTCTATTCACTGTTCAACACATATAATTCAATTCAATAGGGGAAAAATCCTTAGAACCAATAAGATTATATATACATACCTAACTCTGCAGCCTTCATTGCAGCTATTTTTGCAGCATCTATATCAGAATCCTTCACAAACTCTTGCTCTACGGTCGCTTTACCAACAAACTCTTGACCCTGTTTTGAACTTGAAGACTGGACTTCATTGGCGACACCCACATGCTTTGAACCTAAATTAAAAATATTCATAGTTAAAAAACAGAGCCGACTTCAGAATTGggtccaaaaataaaaaaaataaaaaataaaaaaagtcaaagtcaaagttagtAACCTGAATTACCATCCTTGCTGAACTCTGGATCTTTATCCATGCTAAACTTTGACTTCCTTGCAGCTAAAACAGTTTTATCATCAACTAGCTCTTTAGGTTCCTTGAAATGTCGGTCTTTAAGTTCCCTACCCTCCTGATTGTAGGACTTTCCCTTTTCAAACCTTCCTCCATATTTGGTGTCATCAAGCTCCTTAGAATCCCTCCAAGAAGTGTCTTTATGATGATTATGATGTCCGGATCGATGTCCCCTAGACTCCTCAAAAGTAGGTAATGATTCACTTTTCCCACCCTTGGAAGTTCTTGGGTAGTCTCTTTTTTCATCCCTTTTGTCCCTATCCCTACCTCTATGTCCTGAACCATCTGATCTATCTCGGGAGTATTTATCACTATAGCAACCCTTATGAAAGCTTTTCTGATCTTCATCTGCATACTTGTCCCTTCTTTTATGATCATCATGCCTACGATCATTATAAGATCTTCGATCAGAATGTCTGTTTGAATTTGAACTGCTGTAACGGCTTCTTTTGTAATCCCTATTGTCATCCTTCCTTTGCAAGGAATGGGTGGGGGTAGAACTACGGTCACGGGTGGGCTCCACTGGAAATCAAAACCATgtcattatcttgtatcttgttgTTCAATGTAAAGGCACCCAAAAGAAGGAGTTCATAATCATgacaaaattcataaaaagaaAACTAACCATCTGAAGAAGAAGAGCCACTCACTGGAGACCTACGGCGATACTTTCTGTTTGAAGAATCATTTGAAGGCTTATGAAATGCTGCTTTAGCTCCACCACTATCCACAGGAGAATGCAAGTCCGAATCCATATTGGCTGATGTCATATTGCACCAAATTGCATCAGAAAGTGTACATACACAGTAATCTTCTCGATAGTGTGATGTTAGATCAAACCATATAGCACCAAATTTGCATTAGAAAGTTTATAGCTCTCAGCAGGGTATAAATACAATGTCAAAATGATTAATATACCTGTAAATCAATTTTGGTATAATGTTCTGATACTTGTCATAAACATAGTATCCTGTAATCACAAGAAATGCACAGCTTTTTTAATCATTCCATCTAAAGTACTTCATATTAAGACTGTGTTCATAGATAAACCTACAAAACGTGCGAAGTAGCTTGAGAGCTATTTTCACTCATGGATGCTTAGACATAAAACCGTTTGAGAAGACGAGGATCTTGCCTACCTAAATTCAAGATGTTTGAGATTTAAACAAGGCAATTTAGTTCTATAGGGGCTTCTTAAAAACATTTTAGCAAAGCTCGACCGTAGGCTCTTGAATAGTTACCATGTTTTATAGTCGAGCCTGTAAGCCAGTTTACAACCAAAATTTCCAGACAGACTGAAATACTCAAAGAACCAACCAAAGCCGTACAGTTAACTCAATAGCGCAAAAAAAATTAATGGATCTACGCTCTGTGAATCTAACATACGCACATACCGACAAAAACCCaaattaataatcaaataaagGTACCTAGTTGGTGAACGATGTCAGACAGAGGCGAATGGCAACGGTGAAGGAAACAGAAGAGGAGACGGGCGGTGGTGGAGAATTCCACGGCGAGAGGAGGGACGGAGGGTGTGGATTGCTAGGGTTCTTTGTTTGGACTTCGGAGTATCGTTTCGATTAAATTCGACGACAGATTGGCTTTCCCTTTTCCTCAGTTTTAATTTTAACTAACTAAAGAGtaagttacagttttggtccaTGGGATTTGGTCAAAGTCTCACTTTTTGTCCAACAATTGATAGAATGCATCCTTATGGTTGGTAAAAGTTACACAGTGGTATAAAAAGACTGATTTATcctttctattttttatttttttcttatactTATTTCCaattcttttatatataaaaataaaaaaaagttataccTTAACACACCCAACCCCAACTCATTCCTCATCTTCTTTGTTTCCCTCCAAAAAATCATCATCACCCTTATTTCACCTTCAGAAAGCATC encodes:
- the LOC111879403 gene encoding PLAT domain-containing protein 3 — encoded protein: MATSPVNHVFFTTIFILIAIATVCRSDDPDCVYTVYVRTGSVWKGGTDSKITLTLYDAAGYGIRINDIEAWGGLMGSDYDYFERSNLDIFSGRGPCLTGPPCEMNLTSDGTGDHHGWYCNYVEVTTTGAHTPCAQQEFTVEQWLATDTSPYELTAIRNYCEYSSTRSRVGGGHVILESNSSSVLRMRK
- the LOC111879398 gene encoding uncharacterized protein LOC111879398 isoform X3 yields the protein MDSDLHSPVDSGGAKAAFHKPSNDSSNRKYRRRSPVSGSSSSDVEPTRDRSSTPTHSLQRKDDNRDYKRSRYSSSNSNRHSDRRSYNDRRHDDHKRRDKYADEDQKSFHKGCYSDKYSRDRSDGSGHRGRDRDKRDEKRDYPRTSKGGKSESLPTFEESRGHRSGHHNHHKDTSWRDSKELDDTKYGGRFEKGKSYNQEGRELKDRHFKEPKELVDDKTVLAARKSKFSMDKDPEFSKDGNSGSKHVGVANEVQSSSSKQGQEFVGKATVEQEFVKDSDIDAAKIAAMKAAELVNRNLIGTGIMSTDQKKKLLWGSKKSTATEESGHKWDTSMFSDRERQEKFKKLMSLRLYWYIWPIVGCKSGPQSGCSGCHSCREAERASDGLGETVHCWPSSQRWPYCWLRPLIFFYLLYMFLLPPPPHHASFKLCVPFQTMILIGSNHNSYLMLLLSGKKVKNVTSTFEIMILLWT
- the LOC111879398 gene encoding uncharacterized protein LOC111879398 isoform X1 is translated as MTSANMDSDLHSPVDSGGAKAAFHKPSNDSSNRKYRRRSPVSGSSSSDVEPTRDRSSTPTHSLQRKDDNRDYKRSRYSSSNSNRHSDRRSYNDRRHDDHKRRDKYADEDQKSFHKGCYSDKYSRDRSDGSGHRGRDRDKRDEKRDYPRTSKGGKSESLPTFEESRGHRSGHHNHHKDTSWRDSKELDDTKYGGRFEKGKSYNQEGRELKDRHFKEPKELVDDKTVLAARKSKFSMDKDPEFSKDGNSGSKHVGVANEVQSSSSKQGQEFVGKATVEQEFVKDSDIDAAKIAAMKAAELVNRNLIGTGIMSTDQKKKLLWGSKKSTATEESGHKWDTSMFSDRERQEKFKKLMSLRLYWYIWPIVGCKSGPQSGCSGCHSCREAERASDGLGETVHCWPSSQRWPYCWLRPLIFFYLLYMFLLPPPPHHASFKLCVPFQTMILIGSNHNSYLMLLLSGKKVKNVTSTFEIMILLWT
- the LOC111879398 gene encoding uncharacterized protein LOC111879398 isoform X2, coding for MTSANMDSDLHSPVDSGGAKAAFHKPSNDSSNRKYRRRSPVSGSSSSDVEPTRDRSSTPTHSLQRKDDNRDYKRSRYSSSNSNRHSDRRSYNDRRHDDHKRRDKYADEDQKSFHKGCYSDKYSRDRSDGSGHRGRDRDKRDEKRDYPRTSKGGKSESLPTFEESRGHRSGHHNHHKDTSWRDSKELDDTKYGGRFEKGKSYNQEGRELKDRHFKEPKELVDDKTVLAARKSKFSMDKDPEFSKDGSKHVGVANEVQSSSSKQGQEFVGKATVEQEFVKDSDIDAAKIAAMKAAELVNRNLIGTGIMSTDQKKKLLWGSKKSTATEESGHKWDTSMFSDRERQEKFKKLMSLRLYWYIWPIVGCKSGPQSGCSGCHSCREAERASDGLGETVHCWPSSQRWPYCWLRPLIFFYLLYMFLLPPPPHHASFKLCVPFQTMILIGSNHNSYLMLLLSGKKVKNVTSTFEIMILLWT
- the LOC111879398 gene encoding uncharacterized protein LOC111879398 isoform X4, encoding MTSANMDSDLHSPVDSGGAKAAFHKPSNDSSNRKYRRRSPVSGSSSSDVEPTRDRSSTPTHSLQRKDDNRDYKRSRYSSSNSNRHSDRRSYNDRRHDDHKRRDKYADEDQKSFHKGCYSDKYSRDRSDGSGHRGRDRDKRDEKRDYPRTSKGGKSESLPTFEESRGHRSGHHNHHKDTSWRDSKELDDTKYGGRFEKGKSYNQEGRELKDRHFKEPKELVDDKTVLAARKSKFSMDKDPEFSKDGNSGSKHVGVANEVQSSSSKQGQEFVGKATVEQEFVKDSDIDAAKIAAMKAAELVNRNLIGTGIMSTDQKKKLLWGSKKSTATEESGHKWDTSMFSDRERQEKFKKLMGVKVDPKADVPDATLAEKQKELQMDLEKQYTAGLRRRDGRTVGLGL